Proteins encoded by one window of Sphingomonas ginkgonis:
- a CDS encoding aminopeptidase P family protein, which produces MSSHADRLAALRQQLQSDQLDGFVVPLTDEHMSEYVGSYAQRLAWLTGFEGSAGTAVVLPAEAAIFTDGRYTLQVRSQVDGEHWSYESVPETSVADWLKGHVPDGGRIGYDPWLHSRDWVARASEALGAKGATLVQVQRNPIDAVWADRPEASKARLTVQPEQFTGRSSADKRQVIADWLGEQGADAAVLAALDSIAWTFNVRGTDVSHTPVALAFALVRADGTADLFVEEEKIDGEVRQHLGNGVRIHPRASFEAFLAGLRDQTVAVDPERSVAAIFEALDRAGATIIKLRDPTVLPRAIKNEAELAGHRSAQTRDGAAIARFLRWVETEAPGGMLDELTASDRLEALRKETGELRDLSFDTISGAGPNGAIVHYRASEATNRKLETGSLYLVDSGGQYADGTTDITRTVAVGEPTDEMRDRFTRVLKGHIALSTARFPKGVRGSQLDSFARRPLWEAGLDYAHGTGHGVGSFLSVHEGPQRISPVGSAQSGGDEPLQAGMILSNEPGYYKAGEYGIRIENLVLVIPVEVDGAEKELLGFETLTFAPIDRRLIVREMLSGEELGWLNAYHAEVVKRIGPGLTGDDLAWLKEACAPL; this is translated from the coding sequence ATGTCCAGCCATGCCGACCGCCTCGCCGCCCTTCGCCAGCAGCTCCAAAGCGACCAGCTCGACGGCTTCGTCGTCCCGCTGACCGACGAGCATATGAGCGAATATGTCGGCAGCTATGCGCAGCGGCTGGCCTGGCTGACCGGGTTCGAGGGTTCGGCGGGCACCGCGGTGGTGCTGCCGGCCGAGGCGGCGATCTTCACCGACGGGCGCTACACGCTGCAGGTCAGGAGCCAGGTCGACGGCGAGCACTGGAGCTACGAGTCGGTGCCCGAGACCAGCGTCGCCGACTGGCTCAAGGGACATGTGCCGGACGGCGGGCGGATCGGCTATGATCCCTGGCTGCACAGCCGCGACTGGGTAGCGCGGGCGAGCGAGGCGCTCGGCGCGAAGGGGGCGACCCTGGTGCAGGTGCAGCGCAACCCGATCGACGCGGTGTGGGCCGACCGGCCCGAAGCGTCCAAGGCGCGGCTGACGGTCCAGCCGGAGCAGTTCACCGGCCGGTCGTCGGCGGACAAGCGGCAGGTGATCGCCGACTGGCTGGGTGAGCAGGGGGCCGACGCGGCGGTGCTGGCCGCGCTCGACTCGATCGCCTGGACCTTCAACGTGCGCGGCACCGACGTCAGCCATACGCCGGTCGCGCTGGCCTTCGCGCTGGTCCGCGCCGACGGCACCGCCGACCTGTTCGTCGAAGAGGAGAAGATCGACGGCGAGGTCCGCCAGCATCTCGGCAACGGCGTCCGGATCCATCCGCGCGCGAGCTTCGAGGCGTTCCTCGCCGGGCTGAGGGACCAGACGGTGGCGGTCGACCCCGAGCGGTCGGTCGCGGCGATCTTCGAGGCGCTCGACCGCGCCGGCGCGACGATCATCAAGCTCCGCGACCCGACGGTGCTGCCGCGAGCGATCAAGAACGAGGCGGAGCTGGCCGGGCACCGCTCGGCGCAGACCCGCGATGGAGCGGCGATTGCGCGCTTCCTGCGCTGGGTCGAGACGGAGGCGCCCGGGGGAATGCTCGACGAGCTGACCGCCTCGGACCGGCTGGAGGCGCTGCGCAAGGAGACGGGCGAGCTTCGCGACCTCAGCTTCGACACCATCTCGGGGGCGGGGCCGAACGGAGCGATCGTCCATTACCGGGCGAGCGAAGCGACCAACCGCAAGCTGGAGACGGGCTCGCTCTACCTCGTCGACAGCGGCGGCCAATATGCCGACGGGACGACCGACATCACCCGCACGGTCGCGGTGGGCGAGCCGACCGACGAAATGCGCGACCGCTTCACGCGGGTGCTGAAGGGCCATATCGCGCTCTCGACGGCACGCTTCCCCAAGGGGGTGCGCGGGTCGCAGCTCGACAGTTTCGCGCGGCGGCCGCTGTGGGAGGCAGGGCTCGATTATGCGCACGGCACCGGCCACGGGGTCGGCAGCTTTCTCTCGGTCCACGAGGGGCCGCAGCGCATCTCGCCGGTCGGCAGCGCGCAGAGTGGCGGGGACGAGCCGCTGCAGGCGGGCATGATCCTCTCCAACGAGCCCGGCTACTACAAGGCGGGCGAGTACGGCATCCGAATCGAGAACCTGGTGCTGGTCATCCCGGTCGAGGTGGACGGGGCGGAGAAGGAACTGCTCGGGTTCGAGACGCTGACCTTCGCGCCGATCGACCGGCGGCTGATCGTCAGGGAAATGCTGAGCGGCGAGGAGCTCGGCTGGCTCAACGCCTATCACGCCGAGGTGGTGAAGCGGATCGGACCGGGGCTGACGGGGGACGATCTCGCCTGGCTCAAGGAGGCCTGCGCGCCGCTCTAA
- a CDS encoding TonB-dependent receptor has protein sequence MRRCLLLLTPMLLPATAQAAEETAEQPIIVTGERINYDVRHSSTATKTDTDLKDVPQAVSVISAEQIGDQAMRSIGDVLRYVPGVALNGGEGHRDQIAIRGNATTADFFLDGLRDDVQFYRPLYNLERVEVLKGPNAMIFGRGGGGGIVNRVTKRAEWRPFAAGSLSLDSHGAGDVELDLDAPLSATLAGRLNALAERVDNRRNATGRREAINPTLGWRPSERTRIDLGFEAVHDRRLIDRGVPSDARGRGLPSISDPARPLTGFGETLFGDRNVNRTRFDSQVSTLFVEHRFSEAVRMNAKALYGHYDKFYRNEMAASPADEFTSGGVTSTRVGIEAYQSRTKRRNLQLQDDLIAEVSTGPVRHTLVAGVDYSRQRTFADRQQGFFASSPFTASSNRRYYALLQPTLDLPAVTFTCVVGLGCNDATSHAEALGAYVQDQARIGEHVEILAGLRRDHFKLRVEDRVAGRTLRRSDDLWSPRLGLVLKPSEALSIYGSYSRSFLPQSGDQFSSLDPTTAALKPEKFVNREVGAKWRALPNLDLTLAAYVLDRANTRAADPVSGLTVLTGAQRSKGVELGVQGRVGRLSLSGGAALQDAEIRRTTTAAPAGRKVALVPRFQASLWGRYDVTRALGLGAGVYHQSKSFASISNAVVLPAFTRVDGAAFVKLTSRVEAQLNVENLLGNRYTALAGNDNNLTPGNPRTVRATLRFGF, from the coding sequence ATGCGCCGCTGCCTCCTCCTGCTCACGCCCATGCTGCTGCCCGCGACCGCGCAGGCCGCGGAGGAAACGGCCGAGCAGCCGATCATCGTCACCGGCGAGCGGATCAACTACGACGTCCGCCACAGCAGCACCGCGACCAAGACGGACACCGACCTCAAGGACGTGCCGCAGGCGGTGAGCGTGATCAGCGCCGAGCAGATCGGCGACCAGGCGATGCGCTCGATCGGCGACGTCCTCCGCTACGTTCCGGGCGTGGCGCTGAACGGGGGCGAGGGGCACCGCGACCAGATCGCGATCCGCGGCAATGCGACGACCGCGGACTTCTTCCTTGATGGGCTGCGCGACGACGTCCAATTTTACCGTCCGCTCTACAATCTCGAGCGGGTCGAGGTGCTGAAGGGGCCGAACGCGATGATCTTCGGCCGCGGCGGCGGTGGCGGGATCGTCAACCGGGTGACCAAGCGGGCCGAATGGCGCCCCTTCGCGGCCGGCAGCCTGTCGCTCGACAGCCATGGCGCCGGCGATGTCGAGCTCGACCTCGACGCGCCGCTGTCCGCGACGCTGGCCGGGCGGCTCAACGCGCTGGCCGAGCGGGTCGACAACCGCCGCAACGCGACGGGCCGCCGCGAGGCGATCAATCCGACGCTCGGCTGGCGGCCGAGCGAGCGGACCCGGATCGACCTCGGGTTCGAGGCGGTGCACGACCGCCGGCTGATCGACCGCGGCGTGCCGTCGGACGCGCGGGGCCGCGGGCTGCCCTCGATCAGCGACCCGGCGCGCCCGCTGACCGGGTTCGGCGAGACGCTGTTCGGCGACCGCAACGTGAACCGGACACGCTTCGACAGCCAGGTCTCGACCCTGTTCGTCGAGCATCGCTTCAGCGAGGCGGTGCGGATGAACGCCAAGGCGCTCTACGGCCATTACGACAAATTCTACCGCAACGAGATGGCGGCGAGCCCGGCGGACGAGTTCACCAGCGGCGGCGTGACCAGCACCCGGGTCGGGATTGAGGCCTATCAGTCGCGGACCAAGCGGCGGAACCTCCAGCTGCAGGACGACCTGATCGCCGAGGTGAGCACCGGTCCGGTTCGCCACACGCTGGTCGCGGGCGTCGACTACAGCCGGCAGCGGACCTTCGCCGATCGCCAGCAGGGCTTCTTCGCATCGTCGCCCTTCACCGCGTCGAGCAACCGCCGCTACTATGCGCTGCTCCAGCCGACGCTCGACCTGCCGGCGGTGACCTTCACCTGTGTCGTCGGGCTGGGCTGCAACGATGCGACCAGCCACGCCGAGGCGCTGGGCGCCTATGTCCAGGACCAGGCGCGGATCGGCGAGCATGTCGAGATCCTCGCCGGGCTTCGCCGCGACCATTTCAAGCTGCGGGTCGAGGACCGGGTGGCCGGCCGCACCCTCCGCCGCAGTGACGATCTCTGGTCGCCGCGGCTCGGCCTGGTGCTGAAGCCAAGCGAGGCCCTGTCCATCTACGGCAGCTACAGCCGAAGCTTCCTGCCGCAGTCGGGCGACCAGTTCTCCAGCCTCGACCCGACCACCGCGGCGCTCAAGCCCGAGAAGTTCGTCAACCGCGAGGTCGGCGCCAAGTGGCGCGCGCTGCCGAACCTCGACCTGACGCTCGCCGCCTATGTGCTGGACCGCGCCAATACCCGCGCCGCCGACCCGGTGAGCGGGCTGACCGTGCTGACCGGCGCGCAGCGGAGCAAGGGTGTCGAGCTCGGCGTCCAGGGGCGGGTCGGCCGCCTGTCGCTGAGCGGCGGCGCGGCGCTGCAGGACGCGGAGATCCGCCGCACCACCACCGCCGCGCCGGCCGGGCGCAAGGTCGCGCTGGTGCCGCGTTTCCAGGCCTCGCTGTGGGGCCGCTATGACGTCACCCGCGCGCTGGGGCTGGGGGCGGGCGTCTACCACCAGTCGAAGAGCTTCGCCTCGATCAGCAATGCGGTGGTGCTGCCCGCCTTCACCCGGGTCGACGGGGCGGCGTTCGTCAAGCTGACGAGCCGGGTCGAGGCGCAGCTCAACGTCGAGAACCTGCTCGGCAACCGCTACACGGCGCTGGCGGGCAATGACAATAATCTCACGCCGGGCAACCCGCGGACGGTTCGGGCGACGCTGCGCTTCGGCTTCTAG